Proteins encoded within one genomic window of Streptomyces sp. NBC_01314:
- a CDS encoding roadblock/LC7 domain-containing protein has translation MSQAAQNLNWLITNFVDNTPGVSHTVVVSADGLLLAMSEGFPRDRADQLAAVASGLTSLTAGASRIFEGGSVNQTVVEMERGFLFIMSVSDGSSLAVLAHPEADIGLIGYEMALLVDRAGTVLTPDLRAELQGSLLN, from the coding sequence ATGAGCCAGGCGGCACAGAACCTGAACTGGTTGATCACCAATTTCGTGGACAACACCCCCGGGGTGTCGCACACGGTGGTGGTCTCCGCCGACGGACTCCTTCTGGCGATGTCCGAAGGGTTTCCCCGTGACCGTGCCGACCAGCTGGCGGCCGTCGCGTCGGGTCTGACCTCTCTGACCGCGGGTGCCTCCCGCATCTTCGAAGGCGGCAGCGTCAATCAGACGGTTGTGGAGATGGAGCGGGGATTCCTCTTCATCATGTCCGTTTCCGATGGTTCCTCGCTCGCCGTTCTCGCACATCCGGAGGCCGACATCGGTCTCATCGGGTACGAGATGGCACTTCTGGTGGACCGTGCCGGTACGGTCCTGACGCCCGATCTTCGTGCGGAGCTCCAGGGCAGCCTGCTCAACTAA
- a CDS encoding DUF742 domain-containing protein, protein MATPPGGSSSGNWSYPGQGPGQGDQNRYNFPSAPSRQQPYVPQGPGPSPYDQPPAPRIQPVQPQRRSPEPSPAGAAHNPLVRPYAMTGGRTRPRYQLAIEALVHTTAQPHQMQGQLPEHQRICNLCREIKSVAEISALLTIPLGVARILVADLAEAGLVAIHQPGGDESAGGQPAVTLLERVLSGLRKL, encoded by the coding sequence GTGGCAACACCCCCAGGCGGTTCATCGTCGGGCAACTGGTCCTACCCTGGCCAGGGGCCTGGCCAGGGTGACCAGAACCGGTACAACTTCCCCTCCGCACCGAGCCGCCAGCAGCCGTACGTACCGCAGGGCCCCGGCCCTTCACCGTACGACCAGCCGCCGGCGCCGCGTATCCAGCCCGTGCAGCCGCAACGCCGCAGCCCGGAGCCGTCGCCCGCAGGGGCGGCGCACAACCCCCTGGTGCGCCCGTACGCCATGACAGGCGGCCGCACCAGGCCGCGCTACCAGCTCGCCATCGAGGCGCTGGTGCACACCACCGCGCAGCCGCACCAGATGCAGGGCCAGTTGCCCGAGCATCAGCGGATCTGCAACCTCTGCCGGGAGATCAAGTCGGTGGCCGAGATCTCGGCCCTCCTGACGATTCCTCTCGGCGTGGCCAGGATCCTCGTCGCCGACTTGGCGGAGGCGGGCCTGGTCGCCATTCATCAGCCCGGCGGCGACGAGAGCGCCGGCGGCCAGCCAGCTGTGACTTTGCTCGAAAGGGTGCTCAGTGGACTTCGCAAGCTCTAG
- a CDS encoding ATP/GTP-binding protein yields MDFASSSGGPSRSTTSAKIVVAGGFGVGKTTFVGAVSEINPLRTEAVMTSASAGIDDLTHTGDKTTTTVAMDFGRITLDQDLILYLFGTPGQDRFWFMWDDLVRGAIGAIVLVDTRRLADCFPAVDYFENSGLPFVIALNGFDGQQPYNPDEVREALQIGPDTPIITTDARHRSDAKSALITLVEHALMARLR; encoded by the coding sequence GTGGACTTCGCAAGCTCTAGCGGAGGGCCTTCCCGCTCCACCACGTCCGCGAAGATCGTGGTGGCGGGCGGCTTCGGCGTGGGCAAGACCACGTTCGTCGGGGCCGTCTCGGAGATCAACCCGCTGCGTACCGAGGCCGTGATGACGTCCGCGTCCGCGGGCATCGACGACCTCACCCACACCGGGGACAAGACGACCACCACGGTCGCCATGGACTTCGGCCGCATCACCCTCGACCAGGACCTGATCCTGTACCTGTTCGGCACCCCCGGCCAGGACCGCTTCTGGTTCATGTGGGACGACCTCGTCCGCGGCGCCATCGGCGCCATCGTCCTCGTCGACACCCGCCGCCTCGCCGACTGCTTCCCCGCCGTCGACTACTTCGAGAACAGCGGCCTCCCCTTCGTCATCGCCCTCAACGGCTTCGACGGCCAGCAGCCGTACAACCCGGACGAGGTCCGCGAGGCGCTGCAGATCGGCCCCGACACACCGATCATCACGACGGACGCGCGGCATCGGTCGGACGCGAAGTCGGCGCTGATCACGCTGGTCGAGCACGCGCTGATGGCACGGCTCCGGTAG
- a CDS encoding acyl-CoA carboxylase epsilon subunit translates to MKLPDIRVEKGHAEPEEVAAITALLLARAAAQPVEAPAHHARPRPRAGWRRLEREPGFRAPHSWR, encoded by the coding sequence ATGAAGCTGCCTGATATTCGCGTCGAGAAGGGCCACGCCGAGCCCGAGGAAGTGGCCGCGATCACCGCGCTGCTCCTGGCCCGCGCCGCCGCCCAGCCCGTCGAGGCCCCGGCCCACCACGCCCGCCCCCGCCCCCGCGCCGGCTGGCGCCGCCTGGAGCGCGAGCCGGGTTTCCGGGCGCCGCACAGCTGGCGATGA